The Kribbella sp. HUAS MG21 genome includes the window CAGCTCGCCGAGCTCGGCGCGATGGCGGACTCCGCGGCCCGGGTCCGGGTCTTCTCCGACGACGGCGACTGCGTCTGGGACGCCGCGCTGATGCGCCGCGCGCTCGAGTACGTGAAGGCGTTCGACGGCGTGGTCGCGCAGCACGCGCAGGAGCCGCGGCTGACGCAGGGCGCGCAGATGAACGAGGGCGCGCTGTCCGGCGTCCTGGGCCTCACCGGCTGGCCGAGTGTCGCCGAGGAGGCGATCATCGCCCGCGACATCCTGCTGAACGCGCACGTCGGGTCGAAGCTGCACATCTGCCACCTGTCCACCAAGGGCTCGGTGGAGATCGTCCGGGCCGCCAAGCGCCGCGGGCTGGAGGTGACCGCCGAGGTCACCCCGCACCACCTGCTGCTCACCGAGGACCTGGCCGCGTCCTACAACCCGGTCTACAAGGTGAACCCGCCGCTGCGCACCAAGGCGGACGTCGAGGCAGTCCGCGAGGGCCTCGCAGACGGGACGATCGACATCGTCGCCACCGACCACGCGCCGCACCCGGTCGAGGACAAGGACTGCGAGTGGAGCGCGGCCGCGTTCGGCATGACCGGGCTGGAGACCGCGCTGAGCGTCGTCCAGCACGCGATGGTCGACACCAAGCTGCTCACCTGGGCCGACGTCGCCGACCGCATGAGCTACCGGCCGGCCGCGATCGGGCAGTCCGCCGACCACGGCCGCCCGCTGGAGGCCGGTGCGCCCGCGAACGTCGTGCTGTACGACCCGCGCGTCGAGCGGACCGTCGTACCGGAGGAGTCGGTGTCGCTGTCGCGGAACACGCCGTTCGACGGGATGACGCTGCCGGGCAAGGTGGTCGCGACCTTCCTGCGCGGTACGCCGACCGTCCTGGACGGTGAGCTGACGACCGGGGCGGTGGGGCGGGGAAGGAATTCAACGGAGTGAAGGCCTACCTGGGCGTTCTCGGCACGCTGCTGGTGCTGGCGGCGGGCTATTTCGCGATGTACCGGGGCTGGCGCAACCGCCAGTCCCGGCAGGCCGACCTGGCGCCGCTGCCCACGGCGCCGACGGACGGCAGCACCCGCGGCGTCGAGGGCGTGTACGTCGCGACGACGAGTGCCGGCGACTGGATGGACCGGATCGCCGTCCACGAACTGGGCGTCCGCGCGACCGCGGACCTGGCCGTCAGTGAGGCCGGCCTGATCTTCCACCGGCAGGGCGCGGCGGACGTCTTCATCCCCGCCGACCGGCTGACCGGGGTCCGGACCGACCGTGGCATCGCCGGCAAGGTGACCGCGGAGAAGTCCGGCCTGGTCGTGGTCACCTGGACGCACGACGGCCGGGAACTCGACACCGGGTTCCGGCCGCGGCGCAAGGCGGACACCGAACCCCTGACCGCATCCATCTCGACCTTGATCGGAGCACAATGAGCCAGCCCGCGCTGCTGGTCCTCGAGGACGGCCGGGCGTTCACCGGTACGTCGTACGGGGCGACCGGATCCACGTTCGGCGAGGCGGTCTTCACCACCGGGATGACCGGGTACCAGGAGACACTGACCGACCCGTCGTACCACCGGCAGATCGTCACCCAGACCGCGCCGCACATCGGCAACACCGGGATCAACGACGAGGACGACGAGTCGCAGAAGATCTGGGTCGCCGGGTACGTCGTCCGCGACCCCGCCCGGGTGCCGTCGAACTGGCGCGCGACGCGCTCGCTCGACGACCAGCTGAAGGGCCAGGGGATCGTCGGGATCTCCGGGATCGACACCCGCGCGCTGACCCGGCACCTGCGCGAGCGCGGCGCGATGCGGGCCGGGATCTCCACCGAGATCCTGGAGCCGGCCGAGCTGCTGGCCAAGGTGCTCGAGCAGCCGCCGATGGTCGGCGCGGACCTGGCCTCCGAGGTGACGACGTTCGAGCCGTACGTCGTCCCGGCCGAGGGCCAGAAGCGCTTCACCGTGGTCGCGCTCGACCTCGGGATCAAGACCATGACGCCGAAGCGGATGTCCGAGCGCGGCATCGAGGTGCACGTGCTGCCCGCCACCGCGACGCTCGAGGAGATCCTCGCGGTCAACCCGGACGGCATCTTCATGAGCAACGGCCCTGGCGACCCGGAGACCACCGAGCACCCGACGACGCTGCTCAAGCAGCTGCTCGAGCGGAACAAGCCGTACTTCGGGATCTGCTTCGGCAACCAGGTGTTCGGGCGGGCGCTCGGTCTCGGCACGTTCAAGCTGAAGTACGGGCACCGCGGGATCAACCAACCGGTGCTCGACCGGGCCACCGGCAAGGTCGAGATCACCGCGCAGAACCACGGCTTCGCGGTCGACGCGCCGATCGAGGAGACGGTCGAGACGCCGTACGGCACGGCCGAGGTCAGCCATGTGTCCCTGAACGACAACGTGGTCGAGGGGCTCCGATTGACCGGCAAGGACGGCCGCGTGCTCGCCTTCTCGGTCCAGTACCACCCTGAAGCGGCGGCCGGTCCGCACGACTCCGCGTACCTCTTCGACCGCTTCGTAGAGCTGATGGAAGGGCGGAACTGATGCCGCGCCGTACAGACATCGATTCGGTCCTGGTGATCGGGTCCGGCCCGATCGTGATCGGCCAGGCCTGCGAGTTCGACTACTCCGGAACCCAGGCCTGCCGGGTGCTGAAGGAGGAGGGCTTCCGGGTCGTCCTGGTGAACTCCAACCCGGCCACGATCATGACCGACCCGGAGTTCGCCGACGCGACGTACG containing:
- a CDS encoding dihydroorotase, producing MTAYLITGAAILGGEVADLLIDNGEIVATGTNLPTPDGTTTVDARGLIALPGLVDLHTHLREPGREDAETVLTGTRAAAKGGFTAVYAMANTDPVADTAGVVEQVWRLGRDAGYADVYPIGAVTVGRKGTQLAELGAMADSAARVRVFSDDGDCVWDAALMRRALEYVKAFDGVVAQHAQEPRLTQGAQMNEGALSGVLGLTGWPSVAEEAIIARDILLNAHVGSKLHICHLSTKGSVEIVRAAKRRGLEVTAEVTPHHLLLTEDLAASYNPVYKVNPPLRTKADVEAVREGLADGTIDIVATDHAPHPVEDKDCEWSAAAFGMTGLETALSVVQHAMVDTKLLTWADVADRMSYRPAAIGQSADHGRPLEAGAPANVVLYDPRVERTVVPEESVSLSRNTPFDGMTLPGKVVATFLRGTPTVLDGELTTGAVGRGRNSTE
- the carA gene encoding glutamine-hydrolyzing carbamoyl-phosphate synthase small subunit, whose translation is MSQPALLVLEDGRAFTGTSYGATGSTFGEAVFTTGMTGYQETLTDPSYHRQIVTQTAPHIGNTGINDEDDESQKIWVAGYVVRDPARVPSNWRATRSLDDQLKGQGIVGISGIDTRALTRHLRERGAMRAGISTEILEPAELLAKVLEQPPMVGADLASEVTTFEPYVVPAEGQKRFTVVALDLGIKTMTPKRMSERGIEVHVLPATATLEEILAVNPDGIFMSNGPGDPETTEHPTTLLKQLLERNKPYFGICFGNQVFGRALGLGTFKLKYGHRGINQPVLDRATGKVEITAQNHGFAVDAPIEETVETPYGTAEVSHVSLNDNVVEGLRLTGKDGRVLAFSVQYHPEAAAGPHDSAYLFDRFVELMEGRN